The following are encoded in a window of Paenibacillus polymyxa genomic DNA:
- a CDS encoding DCC1-like thiol-disulfide oxidoreductase family protein: protein MGEMWQNGTALYYISQVREFSRPILDYMVNHYVGLTILFTYLSIIVKIAFPFAVINKGLKPFVVIAMILFHVGIGIGMGLLTFSLIMIVMELLLFTDREYKKLYHFSKISFRKISITIRRKTRRLGYVSFQDKQILVFYDGWCPVCTNIKDNLYKLDYFRMLRLVSFRNSSLVQAYKLDVNELERRMHSFSLNDPNKIQRGIDSIAQICTRIPYLWWAVPFIIIFKKMGIGGYLYDYIASKRKVIPVGNCDDLCELYPKRVH from the coding sequence ATGGGGGAAATGTGGCAAAACGGAACGGCACTCTATTATATCTCTCAGGTGAGAGAGTTTAGCAGACCTATTTTGGATTATATGGTTAACCATTATGTTGGGCTCACCATTTTATTCACTTATTTATCTATAATTGTTAAAATAGCTTTTCCTTTTGCTGTAATTAATAAAGGCCTTAAACCGTTTGTAGTTATTGCTATGATATTGTTTCATGTAGGAATCGGTATAGGTATGGGCTTACTGACATTTTCACTAATTATGATTGTTATGGAATTATTGTTGTTTACGGATCGAGAATATAAAAAGTTATACCATTTTTCAAAGATCAGTTTCCGGAAAATATCAATTACAATTCGAAGAAAAACAAGAAGATTAGGATATGTAAGTTTTCAAGACAAACAAATTCTGGTTTTCTATGATGGTTGGTGCCCTGTCTGTACAAATATAAAAGACAATTTGTATAAGCTAGATTATTTTAGAATGCTACGGCTTGTTAGTTTTCGGAATTCTTCATTGGTTCAAGCATACAAATTAGATGTTAATGAATTAGAAAGGCGAATGCATAGTTTCTCACTGAATGATCCCAATAAAATACAACGCGGAATTGACTCTATTGCACAAATTTGTACAAGAATACCGTATCTTTGGTGGGCGGTTCCCTTTATAATTATTTTCAAAAAAATGGGTATAGGCGGTTATTTGTATGATTATATAGCTTCTAAAAGAAAAGTGATCCCTGTGGGGAACTGTGATGATTTATGTGAACTTTACCCTAAGCGTGTCCATTAA
- a CDS encoding DUF5819 family protein: protein MKKRSETCILNATLFSLSLFLMVHFFFIFLHAGPLNPVSVSLKSVTDNYVGRFFQQNWHLFAPQPMTQNLKLYVRVKYKGEGSNTTVISNWYDVTEPMIRTNETTVFSPYNRMLRIGSGYIHQLYIGGKDDLTYKLMEKISKKDNVAKEINASLEKDSDQVEQIIYRYASAFAKREFLKHEITDVQFMTSISDAIPYSKRDDLHFKVKEDNVVYGWKGVVKDVVELP from the coding sequence ATGAAAAAAAGAAGCGAAACGTGTATTTTAAATGCTACGTTATTCTCTTTATCGTTGTTCTTGATGGTTCATTTCTTCTTTATTTTTCTTCACGCTGGACCGCTTAACCCGGTCTCTGTTTCATTGAAATCAGTAACTGATAACTATGTTGGACGGTTTTTTCAACAAAACTGGCATCTATTTGCTCCCCAGCCTATGACTCAAAATCTAAAATTATATGTACGTGTGAAGTATAAGGGGGAGGGCAGTAACACAACTGTTATAAGCAATTGGTATGATGTTACTGAACCTATGATCAGGACGAATGAGACGACAGTATTTTCACCTTATAATAGGATGCTCAGAATTGGAAGTGGATACATACATCAATTATATATAGGAGGAAAAGATGATCTAACATATAAATTAATGGAGAAAATATCTAAAAAAGATAATGTCGCCAAAGAAATAAATGCTTCTTTAGAAAAGGATTCGGATCAAGTTGAACAAATCATATACCGCTATGCTTCTGCGTTTGCGAAAAGAGAGTTTTTGAAACATGAAATAACCGATGTCCAGTTTATGACTTCAATATCGGATGCAATTCCATATTCAAAGCGAGATGATCTTCATTTTAAAGTGAAAGAAGATAATGTCGTATATGGTTGGAAAGGAGTTGTAAAGGATGTTGTTGAATTACCGTAA
- a CDS encoding AraC family transcriptional regulator — translation MDLLKSMNEAIRYIEENLTNDIDFKEVARLAYCSEFHFKKMFSFLAGVTLSEYIRRRRLTLAAFELKDSNVKVIDIAIKYGYNSPDSFTRAFQNLHGLTPSEARINGRSLKAYPRMTFQLSIKGGSEMNYRIEEKGAFCIVGIQKRVPIIFNGVNPEIAAMWESLDGETINNLKRISNVEPMGLLSASTNFSEGRMEEKGELDHYIGVATTKECPDNLTQLKVAASTWAVFEAIGSFPDALQDVWGRIYSEWFPSSNYEQIEGPEILWNESKDITSPTFKSEIWIPISKKVT, via the coding sequence GTGGATTTGCTTAAGAGCATGAATGAAGCAATAAGGTATATTGAAGAAAACCTGACTAATGATATTGACTTTAAAGAGGTAGCAAGGTTGGCTTACTGCTCTGAATTTCATTTTAAAAAGATGTTTTCTTTTCTTGCAGGTGTTACGTTATCAGAATACATCCGCCGCAGACGCCTCACTCTTGCAGCATTTGAGCTTAAAGATAGCAATGTAAAGGTTATTGATATCGCGATTAAATACGGGTACAATTCACCAGATTCTTTTACAAGAGCTTTTCAAAATTTACATGGATTAACGCCGTCTGAAGCCAGAATTAATGGCCGTTCACTTAAAGCATATCCACGAATGACCTTCCAGTTATCCATTAAAGGGGGAAGTGAAATGAACTATCGAATTGAAGAAAAAGGGGCATTTTGCATCGTTGGTATCCAAAAAAGAGTTCCCATTATTTTCAACGGAGTCAATCCAGAGATTGCTGCGATGTGGGAAAGTTTAGATGGTGAAACGATCAATAATCTTAAAAGAATTTCTAATGTCGAGCCTATGGGGTTGCTTAGTGCGTCCACGAACTTTTCTGAAGGTAGAATGGAGGAAAAAGGGGAGCTTGATCACTATATTGGCGTTGCAACAACAAAGGAGTGTCCGGATAACCTAACACAACTTAAAGTTGCTGCCTCAACGTGGGCAGTCTTCGAAGCAATCGGATCATTTCCTGATGCGCTACAAGATGTGTGGGGACGTATTTATTCCGAATGGTTCCCATCCTCAAACTATGAACAAATAGAAGGCCCGGAAATCCTATGGAATGAGAGTAAAGATATAACCTCACCGACTTTCAAAAGTGAAATATGGATCCCCATCTCAAAAAAAGTAACATAA
- a CDS encoding serine hydrolase, giving the protein MKIILWIVAIILIFVLICILFLFIAKRQNNKKTEMDVLSFLKENPSKASLFMIKNGMEKISYNSEVKMPLASTAKVIIAIEFARQVVAKILDEQELVPLEELNKFYIPGSDGNAHHNWIKSIRANHKEVQGKITLLDITHGMLAYSSNANTEFLMAKMGLDKINENIMKLSLSSHDKIFPFSSAGFMSPYIQETENIGFKESIQKISEMSYEEYMKKSIEIHQILNRDQGIECIQKWNTRQNYVRKLQVLESRKLPRSTTKEYAYLMKLIHKEELVPSTINPYLKMLIQRQVDNSKLIEFGNKGGSTISVLTEALYCTDREGNDIQLAMFIQDDSGMDHIWLKQKMDLFFYKLLTDTAFQEEVRSKLSYDKGRN; this is encoded by the coding sequence ATGAAAATAATTTTATGGATAGTAGCTATAATTTTAATATTTGTTCTCATATGTATCCTGTTTTTGTTCATTGCGAAGCGCCAAAATAATAAGAAAACAGAAATGGATGTTCTGAGCTTTTTAAAGGAAAATCCGAGTAAAGCATCTTTGTTTATGATCAAAAATGGTATGGAGAAAATCAGCTATAACTCAGAAGTTAAAATGCCGCTTGCCAGCACGGCCAAAGTGATCATTGCTATCGAATTTGCTCGCCAAGTTGTGGCGAAAATATTAGACGAGCAGGAACTTGTTCCTTTAGAGGAATTAAATAAGTTTTATATTCCTGGTTCCGATGGTAACGCTCATCATAACTGGATCAAATCCATTCGCGCAAACCATAAAGAGGTTCAAGGTAAAATTACGTTATTGGATATTACTCATGGTATGTTAGCATATAGTTCCAATGCCAATACAGAATTTCTAATGGCGAAAATGGGTTTGGATAAGATAAATGAGAATATTATGAAGCTCTCACTTTCTTCTCATGATAAAATCTTTCCTTTTTCATCTGCGGGATTCATGTCTCCTTATATCCAAGAGACCGAAAACATAGGCTTTAAAGAGTCGATACAAAAGATAAGTGAGATGAGCTACGAGGAATATATGAAAAAATCTATTGAAATTCATCAGATTTTAAATCGTGATCAGGGGATAGAATGTATTCAGAAATGGAACACCAGGCAGAATTATGTACGAAAGCTTCAAGTGCTGGAATCGCGCAAGCTTCCTCGTTCAACGACTAAAGAATATGCTTATCTCATGAAGCTCATACACAAGGAGGAGTTGGTTCCTTCTACTATAAATCCATATCTAAAAATGCTAATTCAGCGACAAGTGGATAACTCCAAGTTAATAGAGTTCGGAAACAAAGGTGGATCTACCATTTCTGTTCTAACAGAGGCTTTATATTGTACGGATCGAGAAGGAAATGACATTCAACTAGCCATGTTTATTCAAGATGATTCTGGGATGGATCATATTTGGCTCAAGCAGAAGATGGATTTGTTTTTTTACAAATTATTAACGGATACTGCATTTCAAGAAGAGGTAAGAAGCAAATTATCATATGATAAGGGAAGAAATTGA
- a CDS encoding putative zinc-binding protein: MKRTDLPLVYSCSGCSSAAQTANMIAIQMDREKVAEMSCIAGVGGDVKPLVRTAKSGRDIIAIDGCPLSCCKSCLARHEVQPKHHFLLSDFDVPKIIGEDPNPDHYRNAYTQILEQIGQ, translated from the coding sequence ATGAAAAGAACTGATTTACCTCTTGTCTATTCTTGTTCTGGATGTTCCTCCGCAGCACAAACCGCTAACATGATCGCTATACAAATGGATCGAGAAAAAGTCGCTGAAATGTCCTGCATTGCTGGTGTTGGTGGTGATGTCAAACCACTTGTCAGAACAGCAAAATCGGGACGTGACATCATTGCAATTGACGGCTGTCCCTTGTCCTGTTGCAAGAGTTGCTTAGCAAGGCATGAAGTTCAACCCAAACACCATTTCCTGCTGTCTGACTTTGACGTACCCAAGATCATAGGAGAAGATCCTAACCCCGATCATTATAGGAATGCTTACACACAAATCTTAGAACAAATTGGACAATAA
- a CDS encoding pyridoxal phosphate-dependent decarboxylase family protein, which translates to MMNQEPNQQLGEIIEQFVHSFIAENNNIRSQKVINIADEDTIAHLREIGFPKKGRPVKEVVDEMRKNVYPHQAFMQHPRFFAMIPSPVSVYSWLGDIMTCAYNTHAGSWMQSSSASLLEGEVIRWMCDQAGYPDTAGGLFLSGGSLSNLTALAAARNARLSEQEYAIGTAYVSDQTHSSVAKGLRILGFRSDQIRKVPSDKNFRIDVSALEKKIMDDQAAGMKPFAIIATAGTTNTGSIDPLNEIADLCEKHNIWLHVDGAYGASILASSKYKSLLCGISRSDSITWDAHKWLMQTYSCSVVLAKDKQQLKNCFSTRPEYLKDAETDEEHINYWDLGPELTRPARSLKLWVTLQALGTNAVGEVIEHGVQLAEWAEDEIKKHNHWEIVCPAQLAIVNFRYAPPGLSDQEIDSLNKRISQEMVTNGYATVLTTQLNGKTVLRICAIHPDTTEDEIRNTVQLLSNIARSLNEKKVFL; encoded by the coding sequence ATGATGAATCAAGAACCAAATCAGCAATTAGGTGAGATTATTGAGCAGTTCGTACATTCATTTATAGCAGAAAACAATAATATTCGATCTCAAAAAGTAATCAACATTGCAGATGAGGATACAATAGCTCATTTAAGGGAAATTGGCTTTCCCAAAAAAGGAAGACCCGTAAAAGAGGTTGTCGATGAAATGAGGAAAAACGTCTATCCTCATCAAGCCTTCATGCAACACCCTCGTTTTTTCGCAATGATTCCTAGCCCCGTGTCTGTTTACTCTTGGTTAGGAGATATCATGACCTGTGCTTATAATACCCACGCCGGAAGCTGGATGCAGAGTTCGAGCGCAAGCCTTTTAGAGGGGGAAGTGATCCGGTGGATGTGTGACCAAGCAGGATATCCTGATACTGCCGGGGGCTTATTTCTATCGGGCGGATCGCTGTCGAATTTGACCGCTTTAGCGGCTGCACGTAATGCAAGGTTATCCGAGCAGGAATATGCCATTGGAACTGCTTATGTTTCAGATCAAACTCATTCATCGGTCGCCAAAGGGCTACGCATCCTCGGATTCCGTAGTGATCAAATCAGAAAGGTTCCAAGTGATAAAAATTTTCGTATAGATGTTTCAGCCTTAGAGAAAAAAATAATGGATGATCAGGCGGCTGGCATGAAGCCTTTTGCGATCATTGCCACGGCGGGCACAACCAATACAGGAAGCATTGACCCGTTAAACGAAATTGCTGACCTATGTGAAAAACATAATATTTGGTTACACGTGGATGGAGCTTACGGTGCGTCGATTTTGGCTTCTTCGAAATATAAGTCTCTTTTGTGCGGGATATCGCGTTCAGATAGTATCACCTGGGATGCACACAAATGGCTAATGCAGACCTATTCCTGTAGCGTGGTTTTAGCCAAAGATAAGCAGCAACTCAAAAACTGCTTCAGCACACGCCCAGAATATTTGAAGGATGCCGAGACTGATGAAGAACATATTAATTATTGGGATTTGGGTCCAGAGTTAACCCGGCCTGCTCGAAGTCTGAAACTATGGGTGACACTGCAAGCTTTAGGCACGAATGCTGTCGGTGAAGTTATAGAGCATGGAGTTCAACTCGCAGAATGGGCTGAAGATGAAATCAAAAAACATAATCACTGGGAAATTGTATGCCCCGCGCAATTAGCGATTGTCAATTTTCGATATGCACCACCTGGGCTATCCGACCAGGAAATAGATTCACTCAATAAAAGGATCTCCCAAGAAATGGTAACGAATGGGTACGCCACAGTGCTTACGACACAACTCAATGGAAAGACTGTTCTCAGAATCTGCGCAATTCACCCGGACACTACGGAAGATGAGATAAGGAATACAGTTCAGCTTTTATCGAATATAGCAAGATCATTGAATGAGAAAAAAGTTTTTTTATGA
- a CDS encoding M23 family metallopeptidase — MFFYFVKMLLIPLILYWIMAYFPFKNRISWYIHALFTSAYTFMILFINDWTEISYYLRPVCIVLFGCSLFRQMVTLRSFKFNGLNRKTRIFLYLYGLLAIYQVFICILFSISYITSTPKHEDAVDLAFPLKGGTYEVVNGGMSSSMNYHFSHRTLKYAVDITKLTPLGSRKGIFDNPESLKSYPIYNDSVYSPVEGRIIEVVDGVEDNVPNSLGRSTTNMIIIKHKGYNILLLHLKKNSLLVKKNDFVKVGQEIAKVGNSGYSSEPHLHVHAIKHDNKRDYFNGTSVPITFNGNYLKRNDLLFNQTLIFR; from the coding sequence ATGTTTTTTTATTTTGTAAAAATGCTGCTGATTCCGCTTATACTTTACTGGATCATGGCTTACTTTCCATTTAAAAATCGTATTTCGTGGTATATACACGCTTTGTTTACAAGTGCATATACGTTCATGATTTTATTTATAAATGATTGGACAGAAATTAGCTATTATTTACGTCCGGTTTGCATTGTATTGTTTGGATGTTCCTTATTCCGTCAAATGGTTACTTTACGCTCTTTTAAATTTAATGGCTTAAATAGAAAAACACGAATATTCCTTTATCTTTATGGTTTATTAGCAATATATCAAGTTTTTATATGTATTTTATTTAGTATTTCATACATTACATCCACTCCTAAACACGAAGATGCAGTCGATTTAGCGTTCCCCTTGAAAGGAGGGACTTACGAGGTAGTGAATGGTGGAATGAGTTCATCTATGAACTATCACTTTTCGCATCGTACTCTGAAATATGCGGTGGATATAACTAAGCTCACCCCGTTAGGTTCAAGAAAAGGAATATTTGATAATCCTGAATCTTTAAAATCCTATCCCATTTATAATGATTCAGTATATAGTCCGGTTGAGGGTAGAATTATCGAAGTTGTGGATGGAGTAGAAGATAATGTCCCAAACTCCCTGGGTCGTAGTACTACAAATATGATTATCATCAAACACAAAGGATATAATATTCTGTTGTTACACTTGAAGAAAAATAGTCTATTAGTCAAGAAAAATGATTTTGTCAAGGTTGGACAAGAAATTGCGAAAGTAGGGAACTCAGGTTACAGTAGTGAGCCGCATCTTCATGTTCATGCTATAAAACATGACAATAAGAGAGATTACTTCAATGGAACCTCGGTTCCTATTACTTTTAATGGTAATTACTTAAAGAGAAATGATTTGCTATTTAATCAAACACTTATTTTTCGTTAA
- a CDS encoding TldD/PmbA family protein: protein MNIQQFQEALFTKGREIGYADMEIYYVNGRSTSVKVLKGEIDQYTIVENGGLSFRGVINGKMGYASTEKLEPDVIDFLLEEARSNADILESEEQDELFAGSESYPEQPTYASALADTAPEILIEAALEMERTALAADPRIVMARHCSVSIRENEVLIVNTKGLHCHRRKSLASAYVYVIAADHDETVTGGWHDYSLRSVEEIDIADVAHKAVKEAVSKLGAHTIQSDNYPVIFRHDAAAQLLAAYTSVFSAESVDKGFSRLAGKLGQRVASERITLIDDPLMENVPAGSTFDAEGSATHRNEIIKDGELRTYFHNRKTARKAGVKSTSNASKGSYNGRIGVSYHNLYVEPGTSTLEDMIRKTDRGLMIVELQGLHAGTNTASGNFSLACLGYWIEQGQVIRAVNQITVSGNFFDVLQQVEEVGNDLRFTGSCTSPSLKLAALSISGS, encoded by the coding sequence ATGAATATTCAGCAATTTCAGGAAGCGTTGTTCACGAAAGGTCGGGAAATCGGCTACGCGGATATGGAAATCTACTATGTAAATGGACGTTCTACCTCGGTGAAGGTGCTAAAGGGAGAAATTGACCAATATACCATCGTCGAAAACGGTGGGCTTTCCTTTCGGGGTGTCATTAACGGGAAAATGGGCTATGCCTCTACAGAGAAGCTGGAACCGGACGTGATCGACTTTTTATTGGAAGAAGCACGCAGCAATGCGGACATATTGGAGAGCGAGGAACAGGATGAGCTGTTCGCAGGCTCTGAGAGCTACCCTGAGCAGCCTACCTATGCCTCAGCGTTGGCTGACACGGCTCCTGAGATTCTGATCGAAGCAGCGCTGGAAATGGAGCGCACAGCGCTTGCCGCAGATCCACGGATTGTGATGGCTCGGCATTGCTCGGTCAGCATTCGTGAAAATGAGGTTCTGATAGTGAATACAAAAGGACTACACTGCCATCGTCGCAAAAGTCTAGCGAGCGCTTATGTGTATGTGATTGCAGCAGATCATGACGAGACCGTTACCGGAGGCTGGCATGATTATTCCCTGCGAAGTGTGGAAGAAATCGATATTGCGGATGTGGCGCATAAAGCCGTAAAAGAGGCTGTTTCCAAGCTGGGTGCGCACACGATCCAATCGGATAACTATCCAGTCATTTTCCGTCATGATGCAGCAGCGCAATTGCTGGCTGCGTACACATCGGTATTTTCAGCGGAATCGGTGGATAAAGGCTTTTCGCGATTAGCTGGGAAATTGGGGCAAAGGGTGGCAAGCGAGCGTATTACGCTAATTGATGATCCGCTGATGGAGAACGTTCCCGCAGGCAGTACGTTTGATGCCGAAGGCAGCGCAACCCATCGTAATGAGATCATCAAGGACGGAGAACTACGGACGTATTTCCATAACCGCAAGACAGCCCGCAAGGCTGGGGTGAAAAGTACCTCTAATGCTTCCAAGGGCAGCTATAACGGTAGAATTGGTGTGTCGTATCATAATCTGTATGTGGAACCAGGCACGTCTACGTTGGAGGACATGATTCGCAAGACGGATCGCGGGTTGATGATCGTAGAGCTGCAAGGGCTGCATGCGGGTACGAATACGGCGTCCGGTAATTTTTCGCTGGCTTGTCTGGGATACTGGATTGAGCAGGGGCAAGTGATCAGAGCGGTCAATCAGATCACCGTATCGGGCAACTTCTTTGATGTGCTGCAGCAGGTAGAGGAAGTTGGCAACGATTTACGTTTTACGGGAAGCTGCACATCGCCTTCGCTCAAGCTGGCTGCACTCTCGATTTCAGGTTCCTAA
- a CDS encoding TldD/PmbA family protein has translation MIHPTQIQDMLQAALETGGDFAEVFVEDRTNGQLGMTGGVVDTALSGRDFGIGIRIMKEHFSVYAYTSDLSEQSLIRLAKSAAKAIRGGGAPGTHTITLHPHAIPNHHPIAIIPDGSQKRAKIDMMRRAHEAASQYDPSITQTSIGISNSIQNVLIANSNGLLVEDTRTYTRMRISAIATDGEHRQSGFRGPGAYAGTEFLENLNIEENARHAARIATTMVKAGYAPSGRLPVVIENGFGGVLFHEACGHGLESTAVAHGTSVFANKIGQQVASPLVTAIDDGTIQNAWGSLNIDDEGAPTQRNVLIENGILKGYLIDRMGSRQMGVPATGSGRRQSYKFAPASRMNNTFIANGDSTREEIIANTEYGIYAKSLGGGSVNTSTSEFNFAVEEAYMIRNGKIAEPVKGATLIGKGIETLQNIDMVGNNLDHGQGMCGSVSGSLPVNCGQPTIRVSEMTVGGRKGE, from the coding sequence ATGATACATCCAACACAGATTCAGGATATGCTGCAAGCCGCGCTGGAGACGGGCGGAGATTTTGCAGAGGTGTTCGTCGAGGACCGCACCAATGGACAACTGGGCATGACCGGAGGCGTCGTGGATACGGCGCTGTCAGGCCGGGATTTTGGAATTGGTATTCGGATCATGAAGGAGCATTTTTCGGTGTATGCCTACACCAGTGATTTGAGCGAACAGAGCCTGATTCGACTGGCCAAATCGGCTGCCAAGGCCATTCGCGGAGGTGGAGCGCCAGGTACACACACCATTACACTCCATCCTCATGCTATACCTAATCACCATCCAATTGCGATCATTCCTGACGGTTCACAGAAACGCGCCAAGATTGACATGATGAGACGGGCGCATGAGGCAGCAAGCCAATACGATCCTTCCATCACGCAAACCTCCATAGGGATCAGTAACTCGATCCAAAACGTCTTGATCGCCAATAGCAACGGGCTACTGGTGGAGGATACCCGTACGTATACACGCATGAGAATAAGCGCGATTGCGACTGATGGGGAGCATAGACAATCCGGGTTCCGTGGGCCGGGAGCGTATGCAGGGACTGAATTCCTGGAGAATCTGAATATCGAAGAAAATGCGAGACACGCCGCTCGTATTGCGACCACAATGGTCAAAGCGGGATATGCGCCTAGCGGCAGACTGCCGGTCGTGATTGAGAACGGCTTCGGCGGCGTTCTTTTTCACGAGGCATGTGGACACGGGCTGGAATCTACGGCGGTGGCCCATGGAACCTCCGTGTTTGCGAATAAGATCGGGCAGCAGGTGGCTTCACCGCTTGTCACGGCTATAGATGATGGAACGATTCAGAACGCGTGGGGCTCGCTCAATATCGATGATGAAGGAGCGCCGACACAGCGCAACGTACTGATTGAGAACGGCATTTTAAAAGGATATCTGATCGACCGCATGGGCTCGCGCCAGATGGGTGTACCTGCGACAGGGTCAGGACGAAGACAGTCCTATAAATTCGCGCCTGCGTCCCGTATGAACAATACGTTTATTGCGAATGGGGATTCGACCCGTGAAGAGATCATTGCGAATACGGAGTACGGGATCTATGCCAAATCGCTGGGCGGCGGTTCGGTGAATACCTCGACGAGCGAGTTCAATTTTGCGGTTGAAGAGGCATACATGATTCGCAACGGCAAAATTGCGGAGCCGGTTAAAGGGGCAACGCTAATCGGCAAAGGGATTGAAACCCTGCAAAATATTGATATGGTCGGCAACAATCTGGATCATGGTCAGGGGATGTGCGGCTCGGTCAGCGGAAGTCTTCCGGTCAATTGCGGACAGCCGACAATTCGAGTGTCCGAGATGACCGTCGGCGGACGGAAGGGGGAATAG